One genomic window of Glycine max cultivar Williams 82 chromosome 16, Glycine_max_v4.0, whole genome shotgun sequence includes the following:
- the LOC100812449 gene encoding nuclear intron maturase 3, mitochondrial isoform X2, whose amino-acid sequence MCSTSPKLLLNPRMASYVSMVASLHLHIRRIVFGNAHPRLHSTLTKPQLKALVLDHYSHGKFSNLIQNIVASPPVLHTACQNLSPSFPPPDCFSIPATCRELLENRFDVASCCLTLTPSFVLPNLKLKVVIEAIRMVLEIVYDDRFVTFCYGGRVGMGRHTAIRYLKNSLENPTWWFTVRFKPHRFQHFHVEKLCSVIESKVKDSIFIDLIKRLFQCKALVIELGADWLGRGLPHECGLCSILINVYFDAFDKEIQEMRLRENRENRELDPKIIASGLYSDVFYKPVKVYAVRYLDEILLATSGSKMLALELRMGVVKTLELGLGLRVDKVNTAIHSAVSEKIEFLGMELQAVPPSILRPPMSEKAIRARKKYLRQKEVRALELRNARARNRRKLGLKIFSHVYKKIKQSDGFKFDFSIENQVREIFRSWADEVVQEFLGNIDECQEWHRSLSAGDFLQLRHIRNQLPPELVDAYDKFQEQVDKHLNPIEARKAIEEEERRVKEEEEQNYSKGTVEDLTKLCMKVEAPEILIRKAVKLVGFTNHMGRPRPIEFLVALEDADIIKWYAGIARRWLDYFCCCHNFKTVKTIVTYHLRFSCILTLAEKHESTKREVIKHFSKDLRVYDMNGNHEVYFPTEREVKMMGDRNLSDPKPVDGALSLAVVRLASDEPPCHCIAHFCDKTTTVFYRVHLLQNRLNVSPLDKEKWVQGMGVIHESLNRVQRVALSTAANMCKKLP is encoded by the exons CGTATGGCTTCATATGTATCCATGGTGGCATCGTTGCACTTGCACATAAGAAGAATCGTCTTTGGGAACGCACATCCCAGACTTCACTCAACACTCACTAAACCCCAGCTCAAGGCCCTCGTTCTCGACCACTACTCCCATGGCAAGTTCTCCAACCTTATCCAAAACATCGTCGCTTCGCCCCCTGTCCTCCACACCGCATGCCAAAACCTCTCCCCCTCCTTTCCCCCCCCTGACTGCTTCAGCATTCCGGCCACGTGCCGGGAGCTCCTCGAAAACCGCTTCGACGTGGCATCATGCTGCCTCACACTAACTCCCTCTTTCGTTTTGCCCAACTTGAAGCTCAAGGTCGTCATTGAGGCCATTCGAATGGTTCTTGAAATCGTCTACGACGACCGCTTCGTCACCTTTTGCTATGGTGGCCGCGTCGGAATGGGACGACACACCGCCATAAGGTACTTAAAAAACTCCCTCGAGAACCCTACTTGGTGGTTCACTGTCAGGTTCAAGCCTCACAGGTTTCAGCATTTCCATGTCGAGAAGCTCTGTTCTGTTATTGAAAGCAAAGTCAAGGATTCCATTTTCATTGATTTGATAAAGAGGTTGTTTCAATGTAAGGCTTTGGTCATTGAATTGGGTGCGGATTGGTTAGGAAGGGGACTTCCTCATGAATGTGGCTTGTGCTCCATTTTGatcaatgtttattttgatgcCTTTGATAAAGAGATTCAAGAGATGCGTCTTCGGGAGAATCGAGAGAACCGGGAATTGGATCCGAAGATTATTGCTTCGGGTTTGTATTCTGATGTGTTTTACAAGCCGGTGAAGGTGTATGCGGTGAGGTACTTGGATGAGATACTCCTTGCCACATCAGGGTCCAAGATGTTGGCCTTGGAGTTGAGGATGGGGGTTGTCAAGACTTTGGAACTTGGATTGGGTTTGCGTGTTGATAAGGTGAATACCGCTATTCATAGCGCGGTGTCGGAGAAGATTGAGTTTCTTGGGATGGAATTGCAGGCTGTTCCGCCTTCCATTTTGCGCCCGCCAATGTCGGAGAAAGCAATTAGGGCACGGAAGAAGTACCTCAGGCAGAAGGAAGTCAGGGCTCTTGAATTGAGAAATGCTAGAGCAAGGAACAGAAGGAAACTGGGGTTGAAGATATTTAGTCATGTTTATAAAAAGATCAAGCAAAGTGATGGGTTTAAATTTGACTTTAGTATTGAAAACCAGGTCCGAGAAATTTTTAGATCTTGGGCTGATGAAGTAGTGCAAGAGTTCTTGGGGAATATAGATGAGTGTCAAGAATGGCATCGAAGTCTATCAGCTGGCGATTTCCTACAGTTGAGACACATTAGAAATCAATTACCACCTGAGCTTGTTGATGCTTATGATAAGTTCCAAGAGCAGGTAGATAAACATTTGAATCCTATAGAAGCTAGGAAGGCgatagaggaagaagaaagaagagtaaaggaagaagaggaacaaaattattcaaaaggAACAGTTGAGGATTTAACAAAGCTCTGTATGAAAGTTGAGGCACCCGAAATACTCATACGAAAGGCTGTGAAGTTGGTTGGGTTTACAAATCATATGGGTCGTCCAAGGCCAATTGAATTTCTTGTTGCACTTGAGGATGCCGATATTATCAAGTGGTATGCTGGCATAGCAAGAAGGTGGCTTGATTATTTCTGCTGTTGCCACAACTTCAAGACAGTCAAAACTATTGTAACTTATCATTTAAGGTTCTCCTGTATCTTGACATTAGCAGAGAAGCATGAATCCACCAAGCGTGAAGTGATAAAGCATTTCAGCAAAGATTTGAGAGTCTATGATATGAATGGAAATCATGAAGTGTATTTTCCTACAGAAAGAGAGGTTAAGATGATGGGAGATAGAAATCTTTCTGATCCAAAACCAGTAGATGGAGCTTTATCTTTGGCTGTAGTAAGGTTGGCATCTGATGAGCCTCCATGTCATTGCATTGCCCATTTCTGTGACAAGACAACTACCGTCTTTTATCGGGTCCATTTGCTGCAAAACAGATTGAATGTCAGCCCATTGGACAAAGAAAAATGGGTACAAGGGATGGGTGTAATTCATGAAAGCCTAAACC GAGTTCAGCGGGTTGCATTGTCTACTGCTGCAAATATGTGCAAGAAGCTTCCTTAG
- the LOC100812449 gene encoding nuclear intron maturase 3, mitochondrial isoform X3, producing MCSTSPKLLLNPRMASYVSMVASLHLHIRRIVFGNAHPRLHSTLTKPQLKALVLDHYSHGKFSNLIQNIVASPPVLHTACQNLSPSFPPPDCFSIPATCRELLENRFDVASCCLTLTPSFVLPNLKLKVVIEAIRMVLEIVYDDRFVTFCYGGRVGMGRHTAIRYLKNSLENPTWWFTVRFKPHRFQHFHVEKLCSVIESKVKDSIFIDLIKRLFQCKALVIELGADWLGRGLPHECGLCSILINVYFDAFDKEIQEMRLRENRENRELDPKIIASGLYSDVFYKPVKVYAVRYLDEILLATSGSKMLALELRMGVVKTLELGLGLRVDKVNTAIHSAVSEKIEFLGMELQAVPPSILRPPMSEKAIRARKKYLRQKEVRALELRNARARNRRKLGLKIFSHVYKKIKQSDGFKFDFSIENQVREIFRSWADEVVQEFLGNIDECQEWHRSLSAGDFLQLRHIRNQLPPELVDAYDKFQEQVDKHLNPIEARKAIEEEERRVKEEEEQNYSKGTVEDLTKLCMKVEAPEILIRKAVKLVGFTNHMGRPRPIEFLVALEDADIIKWYAGIARRWLDYFCCCHNFKTVKTIVTYHLRFSCILTLAEKHESTKREVIKHFSKDLRVYDMNGNHEVYFPTEREVKMMGDRNLSDPKPVDGALSLAVVRLASDEPPCHCIAHFCDKTTTVFYRVHLLQNRLNVSPLDKEKWVQGMGVIHESLNLLVVVNWF from the exons CGTATGGCTTCATATGTATCCATGGTGGCATCGTTGCACTTGCACATAAGAAGAATCGTCTTTGGGAACGCACATCCCAGACTTCACTCAACACTCACTAAACCCCAGCTCAAGGCCCTCGTTCTCGACCACTACTCCCATGGCAAGTTCTCCAACCTTATCCAAAACATCGTCGCTTCGCCCCCTGTCCTCCACACCGCATGCCAAAACCTCTCCCCCTCCTTTCCCCCCCCTGACTGCTTCAGCATTCCGGCCACGTGCCGGGAGCTCCTCGAAAACCGCTTCGACGTGGCATCATGCTGCCTCACACTAACTCCCTCTTTCGTTTTGCCCAACTTGAAGCTCAAGGTCGTCATTGAGGCCATTCGAATGGTTCTTGAAATCGTCTACGACGACCGCTTCGTCACCTTTTGCTATGGTGGCCGCGTCGGAATGGGACGACACACCGCCATAAGGTACTTAAAAAACTCCCTCGAGAACCCTACTTGGTGGTTCACTGTCAGGTTCAAGCCTCACAGGTTTCAGCATTTCCATGTCGAGAAGCTCTGTTCTGTTATTGAAAGCAAAGTCAAGGATTCCATTTTCATTGATTTGATAAAGAGGTTGTTTCAATGTAAGGCTTTGGTCATTGAATTGGGTGCGGATTGGTTAGGAAGGGGACTTCCTCATGAATGTGGCTTGTGCTCCATTTTGatcaatgtttattttgatgcCTTTGATAAAGAGATTCAAGAGATGCGTCTTCGGGAGAATCGAGAGAACCGGGAATTGGATCCGAAGATTATTGCTTCGGGTTTGTATTCTGATGTGTTTTACAAGCCGGTGAAGGTGTATGCGGTGAGGTACTTGGATGAGATACTCCTTGCCACATCAGGGTCCAAGATGTTGGCCTTGGAGTTGAGGATGGGGGTTGTCAAGACTTTGGAACTTGGATTGGGTTTGCGTGTTGATAAGGTGAATACCGCTATTCATAGCGCGGTGTCGGAGAAGATTGAGTTTCTTGGGATGGAATTGCAGGCTGTTCCGCCTTCCATTTTGCGCCCGCCAATGTCGGAGAAAGCAATTAGGGCACGGAAGAAGTACCTCAGGCAGAAGGAAGTCAGGGCTCTTGAATTGAGAAATGCTAGAGCAAGGAACAGAAGGAAACTGGGGTTGAAGATATTTAGTCATGTTTATAAAAAGATCAAGCAAAGTGATGGGTTTAAATTTGACTTTAGTATTGAAAACCAGGTCCGAGAAATTTTTAGATCTTGGGCTGATGAAGTAGTGCAAGAGTTCTTGGGGAATATAGATGAGTGTCAAGAATGGCATCGAAGTCTATCAGCTGGCGATTTCCTACAGTTGAGACACATTAGAAATCAATTACCACCTGAGCTTGTTGATGCTTATGATAAGTTCCAAGAGCAGGTAGATAAACATTTGAATCCTATAGAAGCTAGGAAGGCgatagaggaagaagaaagaagagtaaaggaagaagaggaacaaaattattcaaaaggAACAGTTGAGGATTTAACAAAGCTCTGTATGAAAGTTGAGGCACCCGAAATACTCATACGAAAGGCTGTGAAGTTGGTTGGGTTTACAAATCATATGGGTCGTCCAAGGCCAATTGAATTTCTTGTTGCACTTGAGGATGCCGATATTATCAAGTGGTATGCTGGCATAGCAAGAAGGTGGCTTGATTATTTCTGCTGTTGCCACAACTTCAAGACAGTCAAAACTATTGTAACTTATCATTTAAGGTTCTCCTGTATCTTGACATTAGCAGAGAAGCATGAATCCACCAAGCGTGAAGTGATAAAGCATTTCAGCAAAGATTTGAGAGTCTATGATATGAATGGAAATCATGAAGTGTATTTTCCTACAGAAAGAGAGGTTAAGATGATGGGAGATAGAAATCTTTCTGATCCAAAACCAGTAGATGGAGCTTTATCTTTGGCTGTAGTAAGGTTGGCATCTGATGAGCCTCCATGTCATTGCATTGCCCATTTCTGTGACAAGACAACTACCGTCTTTTATCGGGTCCATTTGCTGCAAAACAGATTGAATGTCAGCCCATTGGACAAAGAAAAATGGGTACAAGGGATGGGTGTAATTCATGAAAGCCTAAACC TTCTTGTGGTCGTGAATTGGTTTTAG
- the LOC100812449 gene encoding nuclear intron maturase 3, mitochondrial isoform X1 has translation MCSTSPKLLLNPRMASYVSMVASLHLHIRRIVFGNAHPRLHSTLTKPQLKALVLDHYSHGKFSNLIQNIVASPPVLHTACQNLSPSFPPPDCFSIPATCRELLENRFDVASCCLTLTPSFVLPNLKLKVVIEAIRMVLEIVYDDRFVTFCYGGRVGMGRHTAIRYLKNSLENPTWWFTVRFKPHRFQHFHVEKLCSVIESKVKDSIFIDLIKRLFQCKALVIELGADWLGRGLPHECGLCSILINVYFDAFDKEIQEMRLRENRENRELDPKIIASGLYSDVFYKPVKVYAVRYLDEILLATSGSKMLALELRMGVVKTLELGLGLRVDKVNTAIHSAVSEKIEFLGMELQAVPPSILRPPMSEKAIRARKKYLRQKEVRALELRNARARNRRKLGLKIFSHVYKKIKQSDGFKFDFSIENQVREIFRSWADEVVQEFLGNIDECQEWHRSLSAGDFLQLRHIRNQLPPELVDAYDKFQEQVDKHLNPIEARKAIEEEERRVKEEEEQNYSKGTVEDLTKLCMKVEAPEILIRKAVKLVGFTNHMGRPRPIEFLVALEDADIIKWYAGIARRWLDYFCCCHNFKTVKTIVTYHLRFSCILTLAEKHESTKREVIKHFSKDLRVYDMNGNHEVYFPTEREVKMMGDRNLSDPKPVDGALSLAVVRLASDEPPCHCIAHFCDKTTTVFYRVHLLQNRLNVSPLDKEKWVQGMGVIHESLNRKCLPLCTDHVNDLYMGRITLQDIDCSYCVDVD, from the coding sequence CGTATGGCTTCATATGTATCCATGGTGGCATCGTTGCACTTGCACATAAGAAGAATCGTCTTTGGGAACGCACATCCCAGACTTCACTCAACACTCACTAAACCCCAGCTCAAGGCCCTCGTTCTCGACCACTACTCCCATGGCAAGTTCTCCAACCTTATCCAAAACATCGTCGCTTCGCCCCCTGTCCTCCACACCGCATGCCAAAACCTCTCCCCCTCCTTTCCCCCCCCTGACTGCTTCAGCATTCCGGCCACGTGCCGGGAGCTCCTCGAAAACCGCTTCGACGTGGCATCATGCTGCCTCACACTAACTCCCTCTTTCGTTTTGCCCAACTTGAAGCTCAAGGTCGTCATTGAGGCCATTCGAATGGTTCTTGAAATCGTCTACGACGACCGCTTCGTCACCTTTTGCTATGGTGGCCGCGTCGGAATGGGACGACACACCGCCATAAGGTACTTAAAAAACTCCCTCGAGAACCCTACTTGGTGGTTCACTGTCAGGTTCAAGCCTCACAGGTTTCAGCATTTCCATGTCGAGAAGCTCTGTTCTGTTATTGAAAGCAAAGTCAAGGATTCCATTTTCATTGATTTGATAAAGAGGTTGTTTCAATGTAAGGCTTTGGTCATTGAATTGGGTGCGGATTGGTTAGGAAGGGGACTTCCTCATGAATGTGGCTTGTGCTCCATTTTGatcaatgtttattttgatgcCTTTGATAAAGAGATTCAAGAGATGCGTCTTCGGGAGAATCGAGAGAACCGGGAATTGGATCCGAAGATTATTGCTTCGGGTTTGTATTCTGATGTGTTTTACAAGCCGGTGAAGGTGTATGCGGTGAGGTACTTGGATGAGATACTCCTTGCCACATCAGGGTCCAAGATGTTGGCCTTGGAGTTGAGGATGGGGGTTGTCAAGACTTTGGAACTTGGATTGGGTTTGCGTGTTGATAAGGTGAATACCGCTATTCATAGCGCGGTGTCGGAGAAGATTGAGTTTCTTGGGATGGAATTGCAGGCTGTTCCGCCTTCCATTTTGCGCCCGCCAATGTCGGAGAAAGCAATTAGGGCACGGAAGAAGTACCTCAGGCAGAAGGAAGTCAGGGCTCTTGAATTGAGAAATGCTAGAGCAAGGAACAGAAGGAAACTGGGGTTGAAGATATTTAGTCATGTTTATAAAAAGATCAAGCAAAGTGATGGGTTTAAATTTGACTTTAGTATTGAAAACCAGGTCCGAGAAATTTTTAGATCTTGGGCTGATGAAGTAGTGCAAGAGTTCTTGGGGAATATAGATGAGTGTCAAGAATGGCATCGAAGTCTATCAGCTGGCGATTTCCTACAGTTGAGACACATTAGAAATCAATTACCACCTGAGCTTGTTGATGCTTATGATAAGTTCCAAGAGCAGGTAGATAAACATTTGAATCCTATAGAAGCTAGGAAGGCgatagaggaagaagaaagaagagtaaaggaagaagaggaacaaaattattcaaaaggAACAGTTGAGGATTTAACAAAGCTCTGTATGAAAGTTGAGGCACCCGAAATACTCATACGAAAGGCTGTGAAGTTGGTTGGGTTTACAAATCATATGGGTCGTCCAAGGCCAATTGAATTTCTTGTTGCACTTGAGGATGCCGATATTATCAAGTGGTATGCTGGCATAGCAAGAAGGTGGCTTGATTATTTCTGCTGTTGCCACAACTTCAAGACAGTCAAAACTATTGTAACTTATCATTTAAGGTTCTCCTGTATCTTGACATTAGCAGAGAAGCATGAATCCACCAAGCGTGAAGTGATAAAGCATTTCAGCAAAGATTTGAGAGTCTATGATATGAATGGAAATCATGAAGTGTATTTTCCTACAGAAAGAGAGGTTAAGATGATGGGAGATAGAAATCTTTCTGATCCAAAACCAGTAGATGGAGCTTTATCTTTGGCTGTAGTAAGGTTGGCATCTGATGAGCCTCCATGTCATTGCATTGCCCATTTCTGTGACAAGACAACTACCGTCTTTTATCGGGTCCATTTGCTGCAAAACAGATTGAATGTCAGCCCATTGGACAAAGAAAAATGGGTACAAGGGATGGGTGTAATTCATGAAAGCCTAAACCGTAAGTGCCTCCCTCTCTGTACTGATCATGTAAATGATTTGTACATGGGGAGAATAACACTTCAAGACATTGACTGTTCTTATTGTGTGGATGTGGACTGA
- the LOC121173656 gene encoding putative DEAD-box ATP-dependent RNA helicase 29 — MEKGRKARGSKRKRRSFKDKDHYISSIPKNQHMEAGLSVKANEDFASNRLEAAVLDLVADDGAGIQKQRSMYHWDKRGKKCIKLNNGDRVAANGKIKTESGAKTKANKTGIYKKWKERSHGRISLKGTNNGDPQESTSLAGSYQRGRRNFKGSKKQH; from the exons atggagaaaggaagaaaag CACGTGGTTCTAAGAGAAAGCGCCGAAGTTTCAAGGATAAGGATCACTATATAAGTTCAATTCCAAAAAATCAA CATATGGAGGCTGGCCTTTCAGTAAAAGCTAATGAAGACTTTGCTTCTAATag attggAAGCAGCTGTCCTCGATCTAGTGGCAGATGATGGTGCTGGCATTCAGAAGCAAAGATCTATGTATCACTGGGATAAG AGGGGTAAAAAGTGCATCAAGTTAAACAATGGTGATCGTGTTGCTGCAAATGGAAAG ATAAAGACAGAGAGTGGTGCAAAAACAAAGGCAAACAAGACTGGTATATATAAGAAGTGGAAAGAGCGCTCACATGGTAGGATATCACTTAAAGGGACAAATAATGGTGATCCTCAGGAATCAACAAGTTTGGCAG GATCTTACCAAAGAGGTCGTAGGAATTTTAAAGGCAGCAAGAAGCAGCATTGA